One window of the Babesia microti strain RI chromosome IV, complete genome genome contains the following:
- a CDS encoding conserved Plasmodium protein, unknown function (overlaps_old_locusTagID:BBM_III05820), with amino-acid sequence MLACCTTYFRPITHKAGGFSTIGPIFSNFIAAKTGTPSNTSNINVLLKQSNLEPLECIKILDEVYKNSCKLELCVLQRAEFYNICKDIITGGLQNPLPLKTFISDPINTYFDVKFSYNRINTLLANQIDTTSSILLKHGTRKDSNIYLFPKDGIETVGSLNNPIRFDNPFNDSHNDEQKYNLNLDSLLKSIFNKSDAHELVTLLKYLYLMDTPMNLNILTNVCEKFVSNMGKLSLTQISETSYILSSYFNDINIPNVINSLAYHSQYFICNSLHNYPQSFIPSLYLLCHCKGEQIFFKSIINKLVSQNYTPDNITNYIRLQIILSLVDMGNDSLSKNLSQEINNQIFNHFNNIAEPELIHVAKMIFHRFSKPICDKLLDFVYDNLSDLHLDSVSSIYLYLSAIKSLTNEHNNMMNKLLLYINNHLGSVSGGLIPDIYTHTIRQSKISDDVMKLFEKNLLLNKRYLTSKDISNMILSLTVHGKNQNSVIKILLEQFLHLKRHDRSKAEDTLDTILAFSLAGVRHSEMWDNVNLPIMLSNVTNTLLVYIGYAFLITEYRCNVCWSIIVERLLYENVQHSADIFKVLKIAKLMNYISLINDGTTMPTGSAVILDRAAIQKFNSTITECKHINLNKLSSSKLSTGDLQKYSEIISQIGIPFECNFVIDDLYLVAFYLPSHKIIIDIIQEKDIKCTGNINGEIILKHKVIKAKGYNLIVIKNDWIETLRNESSKRKVQIFSRKLGLVTTSKNTVKNKSKRV; translated from the exons ATGTTGGCATGCTGTACTACGTATTTTAGACCAATTACACATAAAGCAGGCGGATTTTCAACTATAGGACCTATTTTTTCTAATTTTATTGCCGCTAAAACGGGAACACCTTCTAATACCTCTAATATTAATGTTTTACTTAAGCAATCAAATTTGGAACCTTTGGAATGTATCAAGATTCTCGATGAAGTATACAAAAATAGTTGTAAATTGGAATTATGTGTATTACAGCGTGCtgaattttataatatttgcaaaGATATAATCACAGGCGGACTTCAAAACCCGCTTCCTCTTAAAACATTCATTAGTGATCCGATTAATACTTATTTCGACgtgaaattttcatataatCGCATTAATACTTTGCTAGCTAATCAGATAGACACAACTTCCTCAATACTTCTTAAACATGGTACGAGGAAGGAttctaatatatatttgtttccAAAAGATGGCATTGAAACAGTTGGTTCTTTGAACAATCCTATTAGGTTTGACAATCCTTTTAATGATTCTCACAATGatgaacaaaaatataatttgaatttggattCTTTGTtgaaatcaatttttaataaatcgGACGCCCATGAATTAGTTACACTgctgaaatatttatatctcATGGATACTccaatgaatttaaatatattaactaATGTATGCGAGAAGTTTGTGTCAAACATGGGTAAATTGTCACTAACACAAATATCTGAAACttcatatatattatcatcatattTCAACGACATCAACATACCCAATGTCATTAATTCACTCGCATATCACTCACAGTATTTTATCTGCAATAGTTTACACAATTATCCTCAATCTTTTATCCCTTCTCTATACCTACTATGTCATTGTAAGGGCgaacaaatattttttaaatccATTATTAACAAGTTAGTTTCACAAAATTACACACCTGATAACATCACCAACTATATTAGGctgcaaattattttgtcaCTAGTAGACATGGGCAACGATTCAttgtcaaaaaatttatcacaagaaattaataatcaaattttcaatcatTTTAATAACATAGCCGAGCCag AATTAATTCACGTTGCTAAAATGATTTTCCATCGCTTTTCAAAGCCTATATGCGACAAATTACTTGATTTTGTATATGATAACCTATCTGATCTACATTTAGATAGTGTTTCATCTATTTACTTGTACCTCTCTGCCATTAAATCTTTAACTAATGAGCATAATAATATGATGAATAAACTActtttatacattaataatCACCTTGGCAGCGTTTCAGGTGGACTAATTCCTGATATTTATACTCACACTATTAGGCAATCGAAGATATCAGACGATGTAATGAAGTTATTTGAAAAGAACCTGTTGTTGAACAAAAGATATTTGACTTCAAAGGATATATCCAATATGATCCTGTCACTAACTGTTCATGGGAAAAATCAGAATAGTGTAATTAAGATTCTGCTTGAACAATTTCTCCACCTAAAAAGGCATGATCGTTCCAAGGCGGAAGATACACTAGACACTATACTCGCCTTTTCACTAGCCGGTGTCAGACATTCGGAAATGTGGGATAATGTAAATCTGCCAATAATGCTTAGTAATGTAACAAATACCCTACTAGTTTATATTGGCTATGCATTTTTAATCACCGAATACAGGTGTAATGTTTGTTGGTCAATAATCGTAGAAAGACTGCTCTATGAGAATGTTCAGCATTCAGCTGACATTTTTAAGGTActtaaaattgcaaaattaatGAACTATATTTCTTTAATTAATGATGGTACTACTATGCCGACTGGATCTGCAGTAATATTGGATCGTGCGGCaatacaaaaattcaatagCACCATCACTGAATGTAAACACATTAATCTAAATAAGTTAAGTTCCAGTAAGTTATCTACTGGAGATTTGCAAAAATACAGTGAAATAATATCACAAATTGGTATACCATTTGAGtgcaattttgttattGACGATTTATATTTGGTGGCCTTTTATCTACCTTcacataaaataatcatagATATAATCCAAGAGAAGGAT